Proteins from a single region of Haloplanus sp. GDY1:
- a CDS encoding CoxG family protein, with protein sequence MEFDGTFSLSDVTTEEVWLALSDPVMVRNALPGCQFLVEVDDPDDVDFDALSEAAEDGEDPPTLPEADPEDVAERALEEGGHYAALVQVGVGSVKPRFETVVTIDRKEFPEMDASGYGSASDSSFEMDSGMTLVETDDGVDVEWWTEADVFGRVAQMGQRVINPVANRVVGRFFKQIQSQLSDVGEESSGLRDRIEGLI encoded by the coding sequence ATGGAGTTCGACGGGACGTTCAGCCTATCGGACGTGACGACGGAGGAGGTGTGGCTCGCCCTCTCGGACCCGGTGATGGTCAGGAACGCGCTTCCGGGGTGTCAGTTCCTCGTCGAAGTCGACGACCCCGACGACGTGGACTTCGACGCGCTGTCCGAGGCGGCCGAGGACGGGGAGGACCCGCCGACGCTCCCCGAGGCGGACCCCGAGGACGTCGCCGAACGCGCCCTCGAGGAGGGCGGGCACTACGCCGCCCTCGTCCAGGTCGGCGTCGGGAGCGTGAAACCGCGGTTCGAGACGGTCGTGACCATCGACCGCAAGGAGTTCCCCGAGATGGACGCCTCCGGCTACGGGAGCGCGAGCGACTCCTCGTTCGAGATGGACTCGGGGATGACCCTCGTCGAGACGGACGACGGCGTCGACGTGGAGTGGTGGACCGAGGCCGACGTGTTCGGCCGCGTCGCCCAGATGGGCCAGCGCGTCATCAACCCGGTCGCCAACCGCGTCGTCGGCCGCTTCTTCAAACAGATCCAGAGCCAGTTGAGCGACGTCGGTGAGGAGTCCTCGGGACTCCGTGACCGCATCGAGGGACTCATCTAA
- a CDS encoding (2Fe-2S)-binding protein, translated as MSTRDISLTVNGTEHELSVEPRTLLIHVLRDELDYTGPNVGCESSMCGACTVHVDGEAVKSCTLLAVQADGAEVTTVEGLAEDGDFHPIQEGFQEEHGLQCGYCTPGMMMTATQLLEENPDPSEAEIREALEGNLCRCTGYQNIVRAVETAAEKMQERPAVADGGGD; from the coding sequence ATGTCGACACGGGACATCTCGCTGACGGTCAACGGCACGGAACACGAACTGAGCGTCGAGCCGCGGACGCTGCTGATCCACGTCCTCCGGGACGAACTCGACTACACCGGCCCGAACGTCGGCTGTGAGAGCAGCATGTGCGGGGCGTGTACGGTCCACGTCGACGGCGAGGCCGTCAAGTCCTGTACCCTGCTGGCCGTACAGGCCGACGGCGCCGAGGTGACGACCGTCGAGGGCCTGGCCGAGGACGGCGACTTCCACCCGATTCAAGAGGGGTTCCAGGAGGAACACGGCCTCCAGTGTGGCTACTGCACGCCGGGCATGATGATGACCGCGACGCAGTTGCTGGAGGAGAACCCCGATCCGAGCGAGGCGGAGATCCGCGAGGCGCTGGAGGGGAACCTCTGTCGCTGCACGGGGTATCAGAACATCGTCCGCGCCGTCGAAACCGCCGCGGAGAAGATGCAGGAACGGCCGGCCGTGGCCGACGGAGGGGGTGACTGA